The stretch of DNA GGGCCTTTGAGCAATGCGTGAGGGCTTTTGAGCATTGTCGGCCCGTCATCGCCATTGATGGCACGTTCTTGACCGGACAATACAAGGGCACTTTATTGGTTGCAATAGCAAGTGATGCCAATAACCGGGTGTTGCCTTTGGCTTTCGCTTTGGTTGAGGTGGAAAACAATGATAACTGGGAGTGGTTCTTGCGTCAATTGAGAACAAGGGTATTACCGGCTGAAAGGGAAATTTGTGTCATATCGGATCGCCATCCAGGAATTCTCAATGCGGTGGTGGTTGACATTCCCGGACATAGAAAGTTGCACCATCGATGGTGCATGAGGCACTTTTGTGCAAACTTCTATAGGGCATGTGGTATCAAGGAGTTGGCCGATGATCTTCAAGATTGTTGTCTCGCTTTCACCAACAAGCGCTTTGCCACATTGTTCAATGCATTGCTCAGACACAAGAAACTTGACCCCGGTGGTCATGAATTTCTCAGTAAGAACATTGTCGAAAGGAATATGTGGGCACGTGCTTTCGATGAAGATGGCCGGAGGTACGGTCAAATGACAAGCAATATGGCAGAATGCTTCAATAAGTTGCTCAAGGGCGTACGTGCACTACCCGTGACGGCAATAGTTCAATACACATTTGACAAGATGAATGGATACTTTTTGAAGTATTCAATGGAGACGGATAAGCAGATTGCTGGTGAGAACAAGGATAAGCACAAGTACTATTTCCCACCAAAGGTTGAAGAATGGTTGGACTTTCAATCATGGAaggcagactcccaagaagctgTACTATATGACGACAACGAGTGGAAGTATGAGGTGAAAGAGCCTGGAGGAACCACAAATGATGGCCACCAACACAGAGGCCGCGCTTTCAAGGTCTCCCTAACACGGTGTGATTGCAGCTGCATGAGGCCATCGTTGCTTTATCTCCCATGCTCGCACTTGTTAAATGCAGCCCGTGTTAGGAATGTGGACGTCAATCACCCTCTTACCGTGAGGGAGTCCGAGTTCTCAATCATGACGGTAAAGAATACATGGGCTCCCCGGTTTCAGCCATACTTGGACCAATCACAATGGCCAGAGTATCATGGAGTTCAACTATGGCCGGACCCGGAATTGAAGGTCGTTAGACGGGGAAGACGTAAGACAAAGCATCTTAGAGGTGACATGGACGGATGGGGCCTTGGTGGCGGTGGAGAATACGGCACCGGCCAATTCCAAGAGCCTCGTGAGCAATCCCGTTGTGGGGACTGCAGTCATGGGGGACACAACACAAGAACTTGTCCCAAATCAAGAAAAAGATCAAAGAAAAATGATGCAAGCACAAGCCAAGCAAATGATAGCCAACCAAGTCAACCAAGGAGTAGCCAACCAAGTCAAACAAGCCAACGAGGCACTAGGCAACAAAGAGGTCGTGGTGGTGGTAGAGGCCGTGGTGATGGCCTAGGCCGTGGGGATGGTCTTGGCCGTGGTGAAGGCCTAGGCCGTGGTGATGGTCTAGGCCGTGGTGGTGGTGGTAGAGGCCGTGGTGAAGGCCTAGGCCGTGGTGATGGTCTTGGCCGTGGTGAAGGCCTAGGTCATGGTGACGGTCTTGGCCGTGGTGGTGGCAGAGGCCGTGGTGGTGGTCTAGGCCGTGGTGGCGGTAGAGGCCATGGTGGCGGTAGAGGCCGTGGTGGTGGTCTAGGCCGTGGTGGTGGTAGAGGCAGTGGTGGTGATCTTGGCCTTGGCGGCGGCTGTGGTGGAGGAATGTTCACTTGGCTCAATGGACCATTGCCGTATGTGACTTACTATGATCTTGTTCTTTTGGCTCAATGCTTGTGTTGTCATTTTGCGTTGTGTGACTAACTATTATATTGACATTTTCATAGGTATGGAAACAATGAAGGGGGTGGAGGACACGGAGGCGAAAGGTGAGCTCCCTTGGTGGTcggaggagggagaagaagaagaagaagaagaagaagaagaagaagaagaagaagaagaagagaggaagaagaagggacaAGGACCAGGACCTTTTCTATGAACCAAAATGTGTGCTACTATGTAATATGAGACGTAAATGACTATGTCTTTTTGGCTAAATGTTTGTGTATGACTATGTGATTGGACAACTCTATTGCTATGTGTGTATGAGTATGTGATTTGGACTACTACATGTGATTTGGATATGATTATGTGCCATCTATGTGAATCACAAAACATAAAAATCACTTTGTATATGAAAACAGCAGATAGTGCAGCGCCTAAGGCTGAGGCGCTGCACATTACAGTGCAGCGCCTATCCCTTGGGCGTTGCACACTCACTTAGCATTTTTTTGGGCAGAAAACATACTGGAAGCTTCTGTTGCTCTCTGGACTGGGATGTCCAGAAGTGTAGCGCCTAAAGAGTAGGCGCTGCACTATGGTGTGTGGCGCCTCTCCCTTAGGCGCTGCACGGTTGGACATCTATTTGCTGCACTCACCCCCCTCCCACCCATCCCCACCCCACACACCCTCACCCCCACACAAACCCGAAGCTCAGTGCCTCCCCTCTGCCCTCCTCTCTCCCCTTCTCAAATCCTCCTCAGATCCGGAGTATTTGACCGTGGATTTCGAAGCCAAACCCTCCCTTAAGGTAATCTCCTCCGTTCCCCTCGTTTTCATCCATAGGAATTGTCACATTTGCTCAAATCTTACTACTTTGGGGAAACCCTAGTTTTGGCTTGGATTTGCAAATATTTGTTGAATGATGTTAAGTTTCTTTGCTAATTTGGGTTGGTTAGGCTTTCATGGTATGCTAGGGTTAGGGGTATGTGTGTTTGATGTTGgtgttagggttatgctatggtTAGGATTGCAAGGTGAAGGAGAAAGATGCCAACATCCCGCCATGTTGGTGTGGAGATGTTTGCAAGGTGAAGGTATCCACCGACCGAAATAAATCATGGACGGAAGGGCGGAGATATTTTGTATGCCCGAACTATGCTTATGATCGTGCACTTCCAACTAACGCCTATGACCAACCACCGGTAAGCTCAAGAAGTAAAATGTTACTATCAAATGTGTGTCAACACTAACAAAAATTTTGTATGCAGTCACCGCCTCCTCTATGCAAGTACTTCACGTGGATAGATCTTGAAGTGCCAGAAGATGTCAAAAAGGACCAATACCAAGATTGTCTTAGGCGGCAACGGCGGTTCGAAGAATCGTTTCGAAGAGGCTTGGAGGAAGAGCGTCGTCAGAAGGAGAGGATGGAGCGGAAGAAACGAGACGAGGAGAGGGCACGCCAAGCGAAACTTGCTCGTGAGGAGGAGAGGGCAAGAAAGCTTGCAAAGGCTCGCGAGGCGCAAGAGGAGGACTCGGACCGTGACAAGAAGGGGAAATGGCCTCGCTCTACTCAATAGGGACTTCGGTTCGGTGCACTCGTCGTGAACTTGTGAGGGCATGTAAGATGTTGGTGAACTATTTTCTAGGGCAAGCTGCCATTTGTCATTTGTAATGAATGTGTCGTGAACCATGTCGTAGTTCGAATTGTCTTAAGTTATGAACTCgtcggcataaaatttttgtttGTTCAAATTGTTGTGATGATGCAGTCATTGTAAGTATTATGATGTTCCAGTGAAATGAATGTGCTGTCAACTCTGTTTTTTGCAGGTAAACAACCGTGCCAACGCCCAGAACAAAGGCGCTGCACTATTAACTTGGTTAATTTTCGTGGATCGTCAGTGCTCAAAGCCTTCTGTGGCCCTATGGGCAGCCATGGGCCAGTTAAGCAGCGCCTATGGGACGGGGCTGCACTGTGAAGGTGCAGCGCCTAGGCTTTGGGCGCTGCATAGTACAGTGCAGCGCCTGACCTGCTACGGCGCTAGTGCTGTTAAACTGCCAAACTGCCAGAAACAGATTCCATTTTTGGCAAATACAAATACTGAACAATTCAAACTGAACAAAGACAACATCATTTAGGACAAATACCTGAACAAAGACACTATAATTTGAACATCACATCTTTAGGACACACAATACAATAGTAGAGTTCAACATATAACAtaacaacaagtcatcaacctaAACGAAACGTACAAGAGAGCACTTCCATTAGTAACAAACACTAATGCCTTCCGCCGCGTGTGTTCCTGGTGCCACGCCTGCAGGCAATCTTCTTCTTCCTGGATGGACGAGCCTCCTCTTCCTGcacttcctcctccgcctccgcctccgcctcatGATCCAAGCTAGCCATCCGCGAGGTCCCTACGACCACCTTTGGGTTGCCTCTGTTTTCAAAGTCGTTGGGCGTGTACCGGCGTCTGGGCTGCCTAGGCTTGAACACATATGGGGACCGAAGTTGAGCGTCCGCCAAAGTCATGTCATCATCAAGCTCATCGCCCTATCACACAATCAAACAATATGGTGAAGACCAACGTCGTAATCAAGTGAGAATCACATCTAAAGGATTAGTCATACCTCTTGGGTGACCGCACCCTCATCATCCTGATAAGAATATGAGGAACTCACATCGTCCCTCTGATGGTGAGATGAGGGGTCTGATGGTGTACCAGACCTAGAGGCAGATGGTTCATCAATTTCGGGATCACGGCAACCGAGAAGATTCGATAACCGCCTTAACTTCCTGGCCTGACGCTGTAACATGAACAAGTGTGGAAGATATGAAACTCCGCAACATAGACTACCTCTCATAGTGAATGCGATTTGTACCTTGAGGAATGCTCGTAGTGGACCATCATCATTGCCTTTTCCAACCGGTGTTTCCTCCAGAATAGACTGGCTCTCATCAGCTGCTTTCTTGATCTCGGTGCGCTGTGGATGAGAAAGAATGAACACGTTAGCCATTCAAACATGTGTAATACGGCCAATGGGAAAGTAAAGAAGAAACACTTTACCACATAGTTAATCACCGGAACAGCAGGGACTCCGTGCCCTACCCTGACATCTCTGTTGTACTTCCCTTTTGATAGATCCTCAAAGTTTACGGGTTCTTCAAGAATATCCTCATTATATGCCGGCGGGCATATCTCAACTCGAGTATTTTCAATAAGCCATCGTATGTAGTTATCAAAAGCAAGTGGACTATGCTCACGAAGCTTGGCGCGTGAACTGCTACGAGCTTCCTCCACACAAAGCTGGAAGCGGGTAACATACGAAGCATGATGCTTGTCCCAGTCCTTTATCTTCCGCTGCCTTCTCCTGTCCAACCTGCATGGTACAAAACCAAACATTAGAAAAATCAAGGAGTGACGATGCTTAGTCAATACGGTTCATGCTGTCTTACCTATGAAGTGCTTTGTCCGTATCCACCCATTCCGGCGGGTGAGGCTGGAACAGACCAAACTGACGAGACACGCGATGTAGCAAATGAAACTCAACAACCCAGTTGCATATCAGTGGGCACCGCATACGCCAGAGATCCCTATCCCGCAAGCACATCGGGTTGATGGTAAACTCCGGGGTGTACCCAAGTCTGTCATCGGCGTCATATGGCTGCCATTCCACCTATGAAATAGGGCAACAATGCAAAATTGGTGAATTTTTTTTCAGGCAAACATGAGAAATGACTGAAGTAATGACCTCGTTACCTGCTCAGGCGTAATCGTGTCCAACTCGACAACGTACTTCTGGTACATGAGATTGACATCGTTCGTCATCTCGGAAACCACATCCCACTTGTAAGCCCAAATGGGGCGCCGTAATTCGTCATCTTCATCTTCATACCAAGGATTAAACCTGACGCTCTTCGGGCGTCCAACAGGCAGACGCTCCCAGCTCCATATAGAAAGTAGAAGCATATTACCACCAATGCCTGCACTATCTGTGATCCTGCAACACGCATCGTCCAGCTGCATATGAAAGAAAAACAATGTTAACTTGACAGCAAGCTTGCATTGCTAATGAAGAAATGAGTTGATCACAAAACAGACCAACTACCTGTCGGTACAAGTAGGCAAGAGTTGCTGAACCCCAGCTCCATTTGCTATCGAAGACGGTCAACGCCTTCAGCCACATCCATGGAGCGTTCTTGCCAGTGGAGTCAGGAAACAAAGTCCTCGACACAACATACCACATGTAGACACGAGCATGTGTCTGGATCACGTCATCAGTGGCATCCGGAGGGCACGTCGCAAAGTGAGTTTGAATCCACGTGAAAGCAGCTCCGGATGCTTTCCTttccttcttattcttcttctcttctccctcctctACATCAGCCTCAGCCTCGGTAGGAG from Triticum urartu cultivar G1812 chromosome 3, Tu2.1, whole genome shotgun sequence encodes:
- the LOC125547148 gene encoding uncharacterized protein LOC125547148, whose amino-acid sequence is MPAGKYNRDVRVGHGVPAVPVINYVRTEIKKAADESQSILEETPVGKGNDDGPLRAFLKRQARKLRRLSNLLGCRDPEIDEPSASRSGTPSDPSSHHQRDDVSSSYSYQDDEGAVTQEGDELDDDMTLADAQLRSPYVFKPRQPRRRYTPNDFENRGNPKVVVGTSRMASLDHEAEAEAEEEVQEEEARPSRKKKIACRRGTRNTRGGRH